The Sedimentisphaera salicampi genome includes a region encoding these proteins:
- the ltrA gene encoding group II intron reverse transcriptase/maturase produces MEKLLLISARARRERGFKFTSLAHLLDEEYLRDCYQNLNRNKAVGIDNVSWQEYGINLDENLRRLVDRLKRKKYKPKPARRVYIPKDDKETRPLGISAIESKIVESGIARILNCIYEQDFLDCSYGFRPNRNCHQALKTLNDLITYQPVNHIVEADIKGFFDNVDHDKLLEFIRIRINDTALLGLIGKFLKAGYVDDGQLIVSQKGTPQGSILSPILANIFLHYVLDEWFEATVKSHTTGYCELVRYADDFVCVVRYADDAERIEQALKNRFNKYGLEIHPTKSRRITFGRFEKENAVKESRKPNTFDFLGFTHYCDISRRGKFKLGRKTSGKKFSAKCREMNDWLKAIRNHVKTKDWWKVLVAKLRGHYQYYGVSENYAGIRSFYKLTIRMVRKWLNRRSQKRKMSWERFSNYLEHYPLPKPEIVHSFYNRQV; encoded by the coding sequence TTGGAGAAGTTGCTTCTCATATCCGCTCGCGCCCGAAGGGAACGAGGATTCAAGTTTACGAGCCTTGCTCATCTACTTGATGAAGAATACCTTCGGGATTGCTACCAGAACCTTAACCGGAATAAGGCGGTAGGAATTGACAATGTAAGCTGGCAGGAATATGGTATAAATCTGGATGAAAATCTCCGGCGGCTTGTCGATAGGCTCAAACGTAAAAAGTATAAGCCTAAACCGGCAAGGCGGGTATATATACCCAAGGACGATAAAGAAACCCGTCCACTGGGTATATCTGCGATAGAAAGCAAGATAGTAGAAAGCGGGATTGCCCGCATACTAAACTGCATATATGAGCAGGATTTTCTGGATTGTTCTTACGGTTTTCGCCCGAACAGGAACTGTCATCAGGCGTTAAAGACACTTAACGACCTGATAACATACCAGCCGGTAAACCATATTGTCGAAGCCGATATTAAAGGCTTCTTCGATAATGTTGACCACGATAAGCTGCTGGAGTTTATTCGAATAAGGATAAATGACACGGCATTATTAGGGCTGATTGGTAAGTTTCTCAAAGCCGGTTATGTTGACGATGGTCAACTAATAGTATCGCAAAAGGGTACTCCGCAAGGAAGTATTCTAAGCCCGATACTGGCGAATATATTCCTGCACTATGTACTGGACGAGTGGTTTGAGGCTACGGTTAAAAGCCATACGACCGGTTACTGTGAGCTTGTGAGATATGCGGATGATTTTGTATGCGTAGTTCGCTACGCAGACGATGCCGAACGCATTGAGCAGGCGTTGAAGAATAGGTTCAATAAATACGGATTGGAAATACATCCTACAAAGAGCCGCCGGATAACATTTGGTCGCTTTGAGAAGGAAAACGCCGTAAAAGAGAGCCGAAAGCCTAACACGTTTGACTTTTTAGGATTTACGCATTACTGCGACATCTCACGCCGAGGCAAATTTAAGCTCGGGCGTAAGACAAGCGGAAAGAAATTCTCTGCCAAGTGCAGGGAGATGAATGACTGGCTCAAGGCGATACGAAACCACGTCAAGACTAAAGACTGGTGGAAAGTTCTTGTTGCCAAACTGCGAGGCCATTATCAGTATTACGGCGTAAGTGAGAACTACGCCGGTATCAGGAGTTTTTACAAACTCACGATAAGGATGGTACGGAAATGGCTGAACAGGCGTAGCCAAAAGCGAAAGATGAGTTGGGAACGGTTTAGTAATTACCTTGAACACTATCCTTTGCCAAAACCCGAAATAGTGCATAGCTTTTACAATCGGCAAGTGTAA
- a CDS encoding ArnT family glycosyltransferase, whose translation MSTRQNLKSIDKFMAIPLRDIVFIIIILIPFILGKYCEFNIPGPFDSGSNVYSAKHILEGAQIGVEEDPSAQVGTLLMNMLGVKLFGFNDLGPKIVQGFFQLIGLGLMYYSIRRVFGVLPAFFSAFAAAFFLSAPLIAKYGNVKEQFMTAFMLAGIALFVLHLKTDKRIFAVLAGGFLAWAPLFKITGFSAIGALAVFFACSLIFKWKTFKELLIKAGLLLAGFLIFAGPVWIWINASGAQISTPYKSALVRVMPDFSSKDSPVPENQKHSGETQKKADSEKKEESAGSYVERTRKARSYSEHAPVVLRYYRLLILPVGLAIAALILAKIRFLRTWLAKKSKIRLTLPDRVTVLLVFWWVLDMALVWVSTRPYEQYYIPLTASGAFAGAYVLYRLFGWCRSKGMRFTLGGFAFSAVLFWIFCSPIFAGISKSPYSGKSYGEGVKRKGYVQRIEQASMHRQGRIAPWEIVGLFIKNNTSPDQRTYVWGWYPGIYVKAQRLSVCKKAFQSDMHTLPPSTLEKMAENFIRQFEKHKPKYIVDSRKRHFPHDRPPLEFWPSTPNGFLPANERAVQGYEKAYSNILAERIEPEEAERFKAFAELREYIRENYQIVDKDGYQFTKAGPRSKRFGQMVVFRRE comes from the coding sequence ATGTCTACTCGACAAAATCTGAAAAGTATAGATAAATTTATGGCCATCCCGCTGAGGGATATAGTTTTTATTATCATTATTCTTATACCGTTTATTCTCGGTAAATACTGCGAATTCAATATCCCCGGGCCATTTGACAGCGGTTCAAACGTGTATTCAGCGAAGCACATCCTTGAAGGGGCTCAGATCGGCGTTGAAGAAGACCCAAGCGCTCAGGTGGGTACGCTGCTTATGAATATGCTGGGGGTAAAGCTTTTCGGCTTCAATGATTTAGGCCCTAAGATAGTGCAGGGTTTCTTTCAGCTTATCGGCCTCGGGTTAATGTATTACAGCATCAGGCGAGTTTTCGGCGTTTTGCCGGCATTCTTTTCCGCCTTCGCTGCCGCCTTTTTCCTCTCAGCCCCGCTTATAGCAAAATACGGCAACGTAAAAGAGCAGTTTATGACGGCCTTTATGCTCGCTGGAATTGCCCTGTTTGTCCTTCATCTGAAAACAGATAAACGAATTTTTGCAGTATTGGCAGGGGGCTTTCTTGCATGGGCTCCTCTTTTCAAGATTACAGGCTTCTCGGCGATTGGGGCATTAGCAGTGTTTTTCGCGTGCAGTCTGATTTTCAAATGGAAAACATTCAAGGAGCTTTTGATAAAGGCGGGGCTTCTGCTGGCGGGGTTTCTGATATTTGCAGGCCCGGTATGGATATGGATAAATGCCTCCGGCGCACAAATCAGCACGCCGTATAAATCAGCATTAGTTCGAGTTATGCCGGATTTCAGCTCTAAAGACAGCCCTGTGCCGGAGAATCAGAAGCATTCAGGAGAGACGCAGAAGAAGGCTGATTCTGAGAAAAAAGAGGAATCTGCCGGCAGCTATGTAGAGCGAACCAGAAAGGCCCGGAGCTACAGTGAACATGCCCCCGTTGTGCTGCGATACTACCGCCTGCTTATCCTGCCTGTCGGCTTGGCGATAGCGGCGCTGATTTTGGCAAAAATCCGGTTTCTCAGGACGTGGCTTGCAAAAAAGAGCAAAATCCGTCTCACACTCCCCGATAGGGTTACCGTTCTGCTTGTTTTCTGGTGGGTTCTGGATATGGCTCTTGTTTGGGTGAGCACGCGCCCCTATGAGCAGTATTACATACCGCTGACTGCCTCCGGAGCTTTCGCTGGGGCATATGTGCTTTATCGCCTCTTCGGCTGGTGCAGAAGCAAAGGAATGCGGTTTACTCTCGGCGGCTTTGCTTTCTCGGCAGTTCTCTTCTGGATATTCTGCTCGCCGATATTTGCAGGGATAAGCAAAAGCCCATACAGCGGCAAATCCTACGGCGAAGGCGTTAAACGAAAAGGATATGTACAGCGAATCGAGCAGGCAAGTATGCACCGCCAAGGCAGGATTGCACCTTGGGAGATTGTCGGGCTGTTTATAAAAAACAACACCTCCCCAGACCAGCGCACCTACGTTTGGGGCTGGTATCCCGGGATTTATGTCAAGGCCCAGAGGCTTTCAGTATGCAAAAAGGCCTTCCAGAGCGATATGCACACACTGCCCCCCTCAACTCTTGAAAAGATGGCTGAGAATTTCATCCGCCAGTTTGAAAAGCACAAGCCCAAATATATAGTGGATTCCCGCAAGAGGCACTTCCCGCACGACCGCCCGCCGCTGGAATTCTGGCCTTCCACCCCTAACGGCTTCCTCCCTGCAAACGAAAGGGCGGTTCAAGGCTACGAAAAAGCTTATTCAAACATCCTGGCAGAGAGAATAGAGCCCGAAGAGGCTGAGCGGTTTAAGGCGTTCGCTGAGCTGAGAGAATATATAAGAGAAAACTATCAAATCGTAGATAAAGACGGCTATCAATTCACAAAAGCAGGCCCACGAAGCAAACGTTTCGGGCAGATGGTTGTTTTCAGGAGAGAGTAA
- a CDS encoding class I SAM-dependent methyltransferase — protein MKNVKIDWEKLAVKEAYYSVTTNYKYRNENLSDEVKDDFFIEAKQYTERLLAVIRDHLVKDFAPKRILDFGCGVGRTSIPFSEIAEEVVAADISENMLKEAENNKALRGADNLKLMQTGSDISNIPGRFDFVHSLYVFQHIPASEGRKIIGQLLDKLEDGGVIALQVLYANELSCVKRVSYWLRVNIPGVKKILNLLRRKPWNAPMMQLNNYPLNSVAADLREAGCRHFYSRYTNHAGYKGLFIFAQKTRLGEENVTDLGEIP, from the coding sequence ATGAAAAACGTTAAAATCGACTGGGAAAAGTTGGCTGTTAAAGAGGCTTATTACTCAGTTACAACAAACTACAAGTACAGGAATGAGAACCTCAGCGATGAGGTTAAAGATGATTTTTTCATTGAGGCAAAGCAGTACACTGAAAGACTGCTTGCTGTAATCAGAGACCATTTAGTGAAAGATTTTGCGCCGAAGCGGATTCTGGATTTCGGCTGCGGAGTGGGCAGAACTTCAATACCGTTTTCAGAGATTGCCGAAGAAGTTGTGGCGGCGGATATTTCCGAGAATATGCTCAAGGAGGCTGAGAATAATAAGGCCCTTCGCGGGGCGGATAATCTAAAGCTTATGCAGACCGGCAGCGATATTTCGAATATTCCTGGCAGATTCGATTTTGTACATTCGCTTTACGTATTCCAGCATATCCCCGCAAGTGAGGGGCGAAAGATAATAGGCCAATTGCTCGATAAGCTCGAGGACGGCGGAGTTATAGCCCTGCAGGTTCTATATGCCAATGAACTCTCCTGCGTGAAACGTGTCTCTTACTGGCTGCGGGTAAATATCCCGGGGGTTAAAAAAATCTTGAATCTTCTTAGAAGAAAGCCCTGGAACGCCCCGATGATGCAGCTTAATAATTATCCGTTAAACTCAGTAGCAGCAGACTTAAGAGAAGCCGGCTGCCGGCATTTCTATTCGCGATACACAAACCACGCCGGCTATAAGGGGCTCTTTATATTCGCACAGAAAACCCGCCTCGGTGAAGAAAACGTTACTGATTTAGGTGAGATTCCTTAA
- a CDS encoding sulfatase translates to MNRRLFLKSTGSLALSLAAVNPVSSFADNHSKQKPNVLWITIEDTSLFFGCYGDEVAKTPNVDKLAEEGTLFTNAFANSPVCSPARTALITGMHVGQLGGGNHRSAAAIPDSVKGFPTYLRKNGYYCTNNKKKDYNFKDAWHWAKRTWDETSGKATWRNRKPGQPFFHVQNFLDSHQSRVSVNSYERFKKNIQSQLSPEEITKPEEVKVPPFYHDTPEVRKAYARMYDCITLVDRQIGELLDKLKEDGLYEETIIFFFADHGEGMPRFKTNPLGLGLRVPLVVRVPKKYRDLVKLKPGTKTDKLISFVDLGPTVLNITGSKIGDNMSGAPVLGPGKIDKEFIFGSTNIVGTAEQHSRTVSDGRYTYVRNYMPHLGYAQPQRYCDGAEIMHLLRDYYKAGELEEAAEEYMSPGRPAEALYDYKFDPWNVHNLAEKTGYESILEKMRSINQNKILEIRDLHFLHPWEIETRGGKFTPFEFKDYSRVYPLEKIMSVAELVGKGRKVLSKQIKALEDEEPAVRYWGLIGLESQNWKKDDIFQHIEPLLEDSAPYIRYEAAKLTLKKKDSKKAKDILISGLKEEHCILVLSAMRNIRLLDRETVKELLPEVRKLKKRISELKGERLSGTVGSVIASTEAFAAGKYPPPVDSF, encoded by the coding sequence ATGAACAGGCGTTTATTTTTGAAATCCACCGGCAGCCTTGCTTTATCATTAGCTGCCGTAAATCCCGTTTCGTCTTTCGCAGACAATCATTCAAAGCAAAAACCAAACGTTCTATGGATAACTATTGAAGACACTTCCCTGTTTTTCGGATGTTACGGCGATGAAGTTGCCAAAACCCCAAACGTTGACAAGCTTGCAGAGGAAGGCACGCTTTTCACAAACGCCTTTGCCAACTCGCCTGTATGCTCGCCGGCGAGAACCGCTCTTATCACCGGTATGCATGTAGGCCAGCTCGGCGGAGGGAATCACAGAAGCGCAGCTGCTATCCCTGATTCAGTGAAAGGTTTTCCCACATACCTGCGTAAAAACGGCTACTACTGCACCAACAACAAGAAAAAAGACTACAACTTCAAAGACGCATGGCACTGGGCAAAACGCACTTGGGATGAAACAAGCGGAAAAGCGACTTGGCGAAACAGAAAGCCCGGACAGCCGTTTTTCCACGTACAAAACTTTCTGGACAGCCATCAGTCCCGAGTTTCGGTAAATTCTTATGAAAGATTCAAGAAAAATATTCAATCTCAGCTTTCGCCTGAAGAAATAACAAAACCTGAAGAAGTTAAGGTTCCGCCATTCTATCACGATACGCCTGAAGTGCGAAAAGCCTATGCGAGAATGTACGACTGCATAACCCTCGTTGACCGGCAGATAGGCGAGCTGCTTGATAAGCTGAAAGAAGACGGACTTTACGAAGAAACAATAATATTTTTCTTCGCAGACCACGGCGAAGGTATGCCGAGATTCAAGACAAATCCGCTTGGGCTCGGCCTGAGAGTGCCTCTGGTTGTGCGGGTTCCGAAGAAATACAGGGATCTTGTGAAGCTCAAGCCCGGAACCAAAACCGACAAGCTTATAAGCTTTGTGGATCTCGGGCCGACAGTGCTCAATATAACCGGCTCCAAGATTGGCGATAATATGTCCGGCGCGCCAGTGCTCGGGCCTGGGAAGATAGATAAAGAGTTCATTTTCGGAAGCACGAATATTGTAGGCACTGCCGAGCAGCACAGCAGAACGGTATCTGACGGAAGATACACCTATGTGCGGAATTATATGCCGCATCTCGGGTATGCCCAGCCTCAGAGATACTGCGACGGGGCAGAAATAATGCACCTGCTGCGAGATTACTACAAAGCAGGAGAGCTTGAAGAAGCAGCTGAGGAGTATATGTCTCCAGGAAGGCCGGCAGAAGCTCTTTACGACTATAAATTCGACCCATGGAATGTGCATAACCTCGCTGAAAAAACAGGGTATGAATCAATCCTTGAGAAAATGCGGTCTATAAACCAAAATAAAATCCTTGAAATTCGCGATCTGCACTTCCTTCATCCGTGGGAAATTGAAACCAGAGGCGGGAAGTTCACGCCTTTCGAATTTAAAGACTACAGCCGCGTTTATCCCCTTGAAAAGATAATGAGCGTTGCAGAGCTGGTAGGCAAGGGCAGGAAGGTATTGAGCAAACAGATAAAAGCTCTCGAAGATGAGGAGCCGGCAGTTAGGTACTGGGGGCTTATCGGGTTAGAATCGCAAAACTGGAAAAAAGATGATATCTTCCAGCACATTGAACCCCTGCTTGAAGACTCCGCTCCATACATAAGATATGAAGCAGCAAAGCTTACGCTTAAGAAAAAAGATTCGAAGAAAGCGAAGGATATCCTGATATCAGGGCTCAAGGAAGAACACTGCATCCTCGTTTTGAGCGCAATGAGAAATATTCGCCTGCTTGACAGAGAGACTGTCAAAGAGCTTCTGCCGGAAGTTAGAAAGCTGAAAAAACGAATCAGCGAGCTGAAAGGTGAGAGGCTCAGCGGAACTGTGGGCTCAGTGATAGCAAGCACAGAGGCCTTTGCAGCGGGCAAATATCCGCCGCCTGTGGACAGCTTCTAA
- a CDS encoding helix-turn-helix domain-containing protein, translating to MSENYYTLEQAAEKLGKTQEQLKELAKVNDISEMRDGSKIFYKKEDIDSLAKQQVDDDNLNVEDSVIGLDEESSLGGIDSLDDEKSDEDQGEEVNIDEDMEQMIELSDADTAVGMDSPDSDSDESEGKEKEDDASFSDDSLLSLADTISSEEESKGSAQQDEESSKQQGSEEEGQEQQQSSQDQQGEQQIDADADMGSDEEGSGILDLSLQADDSQLGAVLDDILPGAEGGGGDDDFDDFDVGSLEEAEQQDQQQTEQEQPPQPEEAETEQTPAQDDLSYPEVEPEPEPAAASAPAAAAAASSAEEGTSFGFAMLLPFIAVVMTLVILAGVAVNGSEPLFVPFVQQYFVYIAGGLALVTFIIGISGAFSGGSSSGKKSSGKKSSKKEKKAKSKKKKKK from the coding sequence ATGTCCGAAAATTATTATACTCTTGAACAAGCCGCTGAAAAACTCGGAAAAACCCAGGAGCAGCTTAAAGAGTTAGCTAAGGTTAACGACATCAGCGAAATGAGGGACGGCTCCAAGATTTTCTATAAAAAAGAAGATATTGATTCACTTGCCAAGCAGCAGGTTGATGATGATAATCTCAATGTTGAAGATTCCGTAATTGGTCTTGATGAAGAAAGCTCGCTTGGCGGGATTGATTCGCTTGATGATGAGAAATCTGACGAAGATCAAGGTGAGGAAGTTAATATTGATGAAGATATGGAGCAGATGATCGAGCTTTCTGATGCCGATACAGCAGTGGGTATGGACTCTCCTGATTCGGATTCTGATGAATCTGAGGGTAAGGAAAAGGAAGATGATGCAAGCTTCTCCGACGACAGCCTGCTCTCTCTGGCTGATACGATCTCCAGCGAGGAGGAAAGCAAGGGCTCTGCGCAGCAGGATGAAGAAAGCTCTAAGCAGCAGGGTTCTGAGGAAGAAGGGCAGGAACAGCAGCAGAGTTCGCAAGACCAGCAGGGCGAGCAGCAGATAGATGCAGATGCGGATATGGGCTCAGATGAGGAGGGTTCAGGAATTTTAGACTTGTCCCTTCAGGCGGATGATTCCCAGCTTGGTGCTGTTCTTGATGATATTCTCCCGGGAGCCGAAGGCGGCGGAGGAGACGACGATTTCGACGATTTCGATGTAGGCTCTCTTGAGGAAGCAGAACAGCAGGATCAGCAGCAGACCGAACAAGAACAGCCCCCTCAGCCGGAAGAGGCAGAGACAGAGCAGACCCCCGCACAGGATGATTTGAGCTATCCGGAAGTAGAGCCGGAGCCGGAACCGGCCGCTGCAAGTGCTCCAGCCGCCGCTGCGGCAGCCTCATCAGCAGAAGAAGGCACCAGCTTCGGTTTTGCAATGCTTCTGCCTTTCATCGCAGTGGTTATGACGCTTGTGATACTTGCAGGTGTAGCTGTTAATGGCTCAGAGCCGCTCTTTGTCCCCTTCGTTCAGCAGTACTTTGTATATATTGCAGGCGGCCTTGCCTTGGTTACTTTTATAATAGGTATTTCTGGTGCTTTCTCCGGAGGCTCGTCAAGCGGTAAAAAATCCAGCGGCAAGAAGTCTTCTAAGAAAGAAAAGAAAGCCAAGAGCAAGAAGAAGAAAAAGAAATAA
- a CDS encoding OmpA family protein, with protein sequence MKYGIITVLAAFAFMLSGCVSQGAYDSLKMKNETQSQRISELESKYNSAKLELKQLREKLETARELENAGEQAAQEEIKLLEEALKEKNELVKKLQKQLLEGGVKLPAELNVMLEEFASANPDLVTFDSERGVVKFKSDLTFSPGSDNINSEAKNAIAKFCGIVKSDQAEKFDIVIAGHTDDMKISKPSTKREHPTNWHLSAHRAISVLQSMLNESVSPERLSVRGYGEYRPVAPNKPNNGGNVKNRRVEIYIVPQG encoded by the coding sequence ATGAAGTATGGTATAATAACGGTTTTAGCTGCGTTTGCTTTTATGCTTAGCGGATGCGTATCACAAGGGGCGTACGACAGCCTTAAAATGAAGAATGAGACCCAGAGCCAGAGGATCTCAGAGCTTGAATCCAAATATAATTCTGCCAAGCTCGAGCTCAAGCAGCTCAGGGAGAAGCTCGAAACTGCAAGAGAGCTTGAAAACGCAGGTGAGCAGGCCGCTCAGGAAGAAATAAAACTTCTTGAAGAAGCCCTCAAAGAGAAAAATGAGCTTGTTAAAAAGCTTCAGAAACAGCTTCTCGAAGGCGGGGTTAAGCTCCCGGCAGAGCTGAATGTGATGCTTGAGGAGTTTGCTTCGGCCAATCCTGATCTCGTTACTTTCGACTCCGAGCGAGGCGTTGTTAAATTCAAGAGCGATCTTACCTTCTCTCCCGGCAGTGATAACATAAATTCTGAGGCTAAAAATGCTATCGCTAAATTCTGCGGGATTGTTAAGTCCGATCAGGCTGAGAAGTTTGATATAGTTATCGCCGGCCATACCGACGATATGAAGATTTCAAAGCCTTCTACCAAGCGTGAGCATCCTACAAACTGGCATCTTTCGGCTCACAGGGCAATCTCTGTTCTTCAGAGTATGCTTAATGAGAGCGTAAGCCCGGAGAGGCTCAGTGTGCGAGGTTATGGCGAATACAGGCCTGTCGCACCTAATAAGCCCAATAATGGCGGAAATGTTAAGAACAGGCGTGTGGAAATCTATATAGTGCCCCAAGGCTGA